Proteins encoded within one genomic window of Mycolicibacterium aubagnense:
- a CDS encoding LLM class F420-dependent oxidoreductase — protein sequence MVGDRVGLTVDGGVNCALADVPHAASTLERRGYSGCWTAEVNHDPFLPMALAAEHTSSIELGTGIAVAFARSPMTVANVGWDLQGYSRGRFLLGLGSQIQPHIENRFSMPWSHPVRRMREFIAALQAIWTCWRDGGTLRFEGDFYTHKLMTPMFVPEPHEYGFPKVFVAAVGDAMTGLAAEVAAGLVGHAFTTRRYLTEVTEPAVRRGLERAGRDRVDFELAFPVMVVTGTDDDQMAAAAGRARKQIAFYASTPAYRRVLELHGWGDLQPELRRLSLGGEWDAMAQLIDDVMLAEIAVVAPVNELAVAITERCAGVIDRVTIGLPPQLPEETVKAVLAELQQ from the coding sequence ATGGTTGGCGACCGCGTTGGCCTGACGGTCGACGGGGGCGTGAACTGCGCTCTCGCCGATGTGCCGCATGCCGCAAGCACCCTGGAGCGGCGCGGGTACAGCGGCTGTTGGACCGCAGAGGTCAACCACGATCCGTTCCTGCCGATGGCACTTGCCGCCGAACACACTTCCAGTATCGAACTCGGCACCGGTATCGCCGTGGCTTTCGCCCGATCGCCCATGACGGTCGCCAACGTAGGGTGGGATCTGCAGGGCTATTCGAGGGGTCGGTTCCTGCTCGGTCTCGGGTCGCAGATCCAGCCCCACATCGAGAACCGGTTCAGCATGCCGTGGAGTCATCCGGTACGCCGCATGCGGGAATTCATCGCTGCACTGCAAGCGATTTGGACGTGCTGGCGCGACGGCGGCACCCTGCGGTTCGAGGGCGATTTCTATACGCACAAGCTGATGACCCCGATGTTCGTCCCGGAACCGCACGAGTACGGATTTCCGAAGGTGTTCGTGGCCGCTGTCGGCGATGCGATGACCGGGCTGGCCGCTGAGGTGGCTGCCGGTCTGGTCGGCCATGCGTTCACCACCCGGCGCTACCTCACGGAAGTCACCGAACCGGCAGTGCGGCGCGGGCTGGAGCGAGCGGGCCGCGACCGTGTCGATTTCGAGCTCGCATTCCCGGTCATGGTCGTTACCGGTACCGACGACGATCAGATGGCCGCCGCTGCAGGACGGGCCCGCAAGCAGATCGCCTTCTACGCATCGACGCCCGCCTACCGCCGGGTGCTCGAGCTGCACGGCTGGGGTGACCTGCAGCCCGAGCTGCGTCGACTGTCGCTGGGCGGCGAATGGGATGCGATGGCTCAGCTCATCGACGACGTCATGCTCGCCGAGATCGCGGTCGTCGCGCCGGTCAACGAGTTGGCCGTCGCGATCACGGAACGGTGTGCCGGTGTCATCGACCGGGTCACCATCGGTCTGCCGCCGCAGCTGCCGGAGGAAACCGTCAAAGCCGTACTCGCAGAGTTGCAACAGTGA
- a CDS encoding acyl-CoA carboxylase subunit beta — MTDRPDWKQTLEDLEGLRERTRAMGGPERLAKHHGKGKLDARGRLDHLLDPGTFREFGTLVGGDIAADGIVTGSGLINGAPVMVGAEDFTTLAGSIGPGGNAKRYRLAELALHDRIPLVMLLEGAGFRPSGEHYGRTPTDLIAQARCSGRVPTISAVLGPSAGHGALVAPVCDWTIMSQQGAIFTAGPPVVKESTGEEISKAELGGPGVALTSGVIHNGAADDESALQDIRRYLSYFPSSAWSYPTKLSATDVCASRQTPELLDVVPRDNRRAYNMRSVLDIVFDTPDWFEVQPKFGPAIICALAHLGGHPVAVIANQPNVLAGAIDADAADKAAHFITVADSFHLPIIFLADNPGMLPGSRSERTGVLRSGARMFAAQTAATTVKLHVTLRKAYGFGSMVMSLLGFDNQGATFAYPGATMGAMSAAALSRASHADEDVEAKLRRMELEASFRSAGHLGFDELISPVETRDALLHALERGVRARQAAPEPVSRTTIMP; from the coding sequence ATGACGGATCGGCCCGACTGGAAGCAGACTCTCGAGGACCTCGAGGGCCTGCGCGAACGGACCCGCGCGATGGGAGGGCCCGAGCGACTGGCCAAGCACCACGGCAAGGGCAAGCTCGACGCGCGCGGCCGACTGGACCACCTACTGGACCCTGGGACCTTCCGCGAATTCGGCACCTTGGTGGGCGGTGACATCGCCGCGGACGGCATCGTCACCGGATCGGGTCTCATCAATGGCGCACCGGTCATGGTGGGGGCAGAGGACTTCACCACGCTGGCCGGCAGCATCGGGCCGGGCGGCAATGCCAAGCGGTACCGGCTCGCCGAACTCGCTCTGCACGACCGGATTCCGCTCGTGATGTTGCTGGAGGGCGCGGGGTTCCGGCCCAGCGGCGAACATTACGGCCGCACACCCACCGACCTGATCGCGCAGGCTCGCTGCTCAGGCCGGGTGCCGACCATCTCGGCGGTATTGGGACCGTCCGCCGGACACGGCGCGCTCGTCGCCCCGGTGTGCGACTGGACGATCATGAGTCAGCAGGGCGCCATCTTCACCGCCGGTCCACCCGTCGTGAAAGAGTCCACCGGCGAGGAGATTTCGAAAGCAGAGCTCGGTGGCCCCGGCGTCGCGCTGACCAGTGGCGTCATCCACAACGGCGCCGCCGACGACGAGTCCGCCCTCCAGGACATCCGCCGCTACCTGTCGTACTTCCCGTCCAGCGCGTGGTCGTATCCGACCAAGCTGTCGGCGACCGACGTGTGCGCATCACGGCAGACACCTGAACTGCTCGACGTGGTGCCGCGGGACAACCGCCGCGCCTACAACATGCGCAGCGTCCTCGACATCGTGTTCGACACACCGGACTGGTTCGAGGTGCAACCCAAGTTCGGGCCCGCCATCATCTGCGCGCTGGCCCACCTCGGCGGCCATCCGGTGGCCGTCATCGCCAACCAGCCCAACGTCCTGGCCGGCGCCATCGATGCCGACGCCGCCGACAAGGCAGCGCATTTCATCACGGTGGCCGACTCGTTCCACCTGCCGATCATCTTCCTGGCCGACAATCCCGGGATGCTGCCCGGCAGCCGCTCCGAGCGCACCGGCGTACTGCGCAGCGGCGCCCGGATGTTCGCCGCCCAGACCGCGGCGACGACCGTGAAGCTGCATGTGACGTTGCGCAAGGCCTACGGTTTCGGCTCGATGGTGATGTCGCTCTTGGGTTTCGACAATCAAGGGGCGACGTTCGCCTACCCGGGCGCGACCATGGGCGCGATGAGCGCGGCCGCCCTGAGCCGGGCATCGCACGCCGACGAGGACGTCGAGGCGAAATTGCGCCGGATGGAACTCGAAGCATCATTCCGATCGGCGGGCCACCTCGGCTTCGATGAACTCATCTCACCGGTCGAAACGCGCGACGCGCTGTTGCACGCGCTCGAGCGCGGCGTGCGCGCTCGGCAAGCCGCACCCGAGCCGGTGTCACGTACCACGATCATGCCGTAA
- a CDS encoding cytochrome P450: MSAPTTADAAGVFADPSAYADESKLHAALAFLRAHAPVSKVDVAGYKPFWAITKHDDVMAIERANTQFTNSPRPVLMTEEADEHQAALGISTLIHLDDPQHRLVRAIGADWFRPKAMRDLRVRVDELAKRYVDRMMELGDECDFVQEVAVNYPLYVIMSLLGLPESDFPRMLVYTQELFGADDSEFSRGVTPEEKGAALFEMFSYFTALTAARRENPTGDLASAIANARLQGEPLGDIDTVSYYVIIATAGHDTTSAVVSGGLRALIENPDQLERLRANPELMPLATEEMIRWVTPVKEFMRTAREDATIRGVPIAAGESVLLSYVSANRDEDVFDDPFRFDAGRDPNKHVAFGYGVHFCLGAALARMEVTSFFSELIPRLRSIELAGTPQQVATIFVGGLKHLPIRYSLTSGK, encoded by the coding sequence ATGAGTGCCCCGACCACCGCCGATGCCGCCGGGGTGTTCGCAGATCCATCCGCTTACGCCGACGAGTCGAAACTCCATGCGGCACTGGCTTTTCTGCGTGCCCATGCACCCGTATCCAAGGTTGACGTCGCCGGCTATAAGCCATTCTGGGCGATCACCAAACACGACGACGTCATGGCGATCGAACGCGCCAACACACAGTTCACCAACTCGCCGCGGCCGGTGTTGATGACCGAAGAGGCCGACGAGCACCAGGCCGCTCTGGGCATCAGCACCCTGATCCACCTGGACGACCCGCAGCATCGGCTGGTGCGGGCGATCGGTGCCGACTGGTTTCGGCCGAAGGCCATGCGGGACTTGCGCGTTCGCGTCGATGAACTCGCGAAGCGGTACGTCGACCGGATGATGGAGTTGGGCGACGAATGCGACTTCGTCCAAGAGGTGGCGGTGAATTACCCGCTGTACGTGATCATGTCGCTCCTCGGTTTGCCCGAATCCGACTTCCCCCGGATGTTGGTGTATACCCAGGAATTGTTCGGCGCCGACGATTCGGAGTTCTCCCGGGGCGTCACTCCCGAGGAAAAGGGTGCCGCGCTGTTCGAGATGTTCAGCTATTTCACCGCGTTGACCGCCGCGCGCCGCGAGAACCCCACCGGCGACCTGGCGTCGGCCATTGCCAACGCCAGGCTCCAGGGGGAGCCGCTCGGTGACATCGACACCGTCTCGTACTACGTGATCATCGCGACGGCCGGCCACGACACCACGAGTGCGGTGGTCTCCGGCGGTCTGCGGGCGCTCATCGAGAATCCGGATCAACTCGAGCGGCTGCGCGCGAACCCCGAACTGATGCCTCTCGCCACCGAGGAGATGATCCGCTGGGTGACGCCGGTGAAGGAGTTCATGCGCACCGCGCGCGAGGATGCCACCATCCGGGGCGTGCCGATCGCGGCGGGGGAGTCGGTACTGCTGTCGTACGTGTCGGCCAACCGCGACGAAGACGTCTTCGACGACCCGTTCCGTTTCGATGCGGGTCGTGACCCCAACAAGCACGTGGCGTTCGGCTACGGCGTTCACTTTTGCTTGGGCGCAGCGCTCGCGCGTATGGAGGTCACCAGTTTCTTCTCGGAGTTGATCCCACGGCTCCGGTCGATCGAGCTGGCGGGCACTCCGCAGCAGGTCGCGACCATCTTCGTCGGCGGCCTCAAACACCTGCCGATCCGTTACTCGCTGACTTCGGGGAAGTGA
- a CDS encoding Zn-ribbon domain-containing OB-fold protein produces the protein MQKALAPEISTWPDAEPQLIGSRCGECSATTFPRQDRCPKCSKAEMSEVLLPRRGTVIAWTTQGFPPGAPYAGPTGKDFVPFGVGLVQLGDVIRVEGRLTENDPAKLEFGMEVELTMIPFTTDADGNEIVTFAFQPV, from the coding sequence ATGCAGAAGGCGCTTGCCCCGGAAATCTCCACCTGGCCCGATGCGGAGCCGCAGCTCATCGGTAGTCGGTGCGGTGAGTGTTCGGCGACGACGTTCCCGCGCCAGGATCGCTGCCCGAAGTGCAGCAAGGCCGAGATGTCCGAGGTGCTGCTGCCGCGCCGCGGCACCGTGATTGCTTGGACCACACAGGGATTCCCGCCCGGCGCGCCGTACGCCGGTCCCACCGGCAAGGACTTCGTGCCGTTCGGCGTCGGACTGGTACAGCTCGGCGACGTGATCCGCGTCGAGGGCCGGCTCACCGAAAACGACCCTGCCAAGCTGGAATTCGGCATGGAGGTCGAGCTCACGATGATTCCGTTCACCACCGACGCGGATGGCAACGAGATCGTCACCTTCGCGTTCCAGCCGGTTTAG
- a CDS encoding thiolase family protein has protein sequence MSNDVAIIGVGIHPFGRFDKTAMEMGAEAIQGALTDAKLEWKDIQFGFGGSYEVSNPDAVTRLVGLTGITFTNVFNACATAASAIQQTADTIRLGKYDIGIAIGLDKHPRGAFTDDPAKLALPQWYANNGQFVTTKFFGMKANHYINKHGISEETLARVANKNFRNGILNPNAFRRKEITVDEIMASPVLNYPLRQYMFCAPDEGAAAVIMCRADIAHRYTDKPVYVRASEIRTRTYGAYEVHATSAPLDEDVSPTVYAAKAAYEAAGIGPEDVDIAQLQDTDAGAEVIHMAETGLCADGEQEKLLADGATEIHGSLPINTDGGLIANGEPIGASGLRQMHELVRQLRGEAGDRQVPGNPRVGLAQVYGAPGTASATILSL, from the coding sequence ATGTCCAATGACGTAGCGATCATCGGTGTCGGTATCCACCCGTTCGGCCGGTTCGACAAGACCGCGATGGAGATGGGCGCCGAAGCGATCCAGGGTGCGCTGACCGATGCCAAGCTGGAGTGGAAAGACATCCAGTTCGGGTTCGGCGGCAGCTACGAGGTGTCCAATCCCGATGCGGTGACGCGCCTGGTGGGGCTGACGGGTATCACGTTCACCAACGTGTTCAACGCCTGTGCCACCGCGGCCAGCGCCATCCAGCAGACCGCCGACACGATCCGGCTCGGGAAGTACGACATCGGCATCGCGATCGGCCTGGACAAGCATCCGCGTGGCGCCTTCACCGACGACCCGGCCAAGCTCGCGCTGCCGCAGTGGTACGCCAACAACGGGCAGTTCGTCACCACGAAGTTCTTCGGGATGAAGGCCAACCACTACATCAACAAACACGGCATCTCCGAGGAGACGCTGGCGCGGGTGGCCAACAAGAACTTTCGCAACGGCATCCTGAACCCGAACGCGTTCCGGCGCAAAGAGATCACGGTGGACGAGATCATGGCGTCTCCGGTGCTCAACTACCCGTTGCGGCAGTACATGTTCTGCGCGCCCGATGAGGGTGCCGCCGCGGTCATCATGTGCCGGGCCGACATTGCCCACCGCTACACCGACAAGCCGGTGTACGTGCGTGCCAGTGAGATCCGTACCCGCACCTACGGCGCCTACGAGGTGCACGCCACCTCCGCGCCGCTCGACGAGGATGTGTCGCCCACGGTGTATGCGGCCAAGGCCGCCTACGAAGCCGCCGGCATCGGCCCGGAGGACGTCGACATCGCGCAGCTGCAAGACACCGACGCCGGTGCCGAGGTCATCCACATGGCCGAGACCGGACTGTGTGCCGACGGCGAGCAGGAGAAGTTGTTGGCCGACGGCGCCACCGAAATTCATGGGTCGCTGCCGATCAACACCGACGGCGGTCTGATCGCCAACGGCGAGCCGATCGGTGCATCGGGCCTGCGTCAGATGCACGAGCTGGTGCGCCAGCTTCGCGGCGAGGCAGGGGACCGGCAGGTGCCGGGCAACCCGCGGGTCGGCCTGGCTCAGGTGTACGGTGCGCCGGGTACCGCCTCGGCGACCATTCTGAGCCTTTAG
- a CDS encoding TIGR03619 family F420-dependent LLM class oxidoreductase has translation MKFTLEYPIESPTATDGFLHPQAIRQVCQQAEASWFSAVALSEHPAPSAKWRRRGGHDTLDPIAALGFMAGVTSTVKLVTNLYVLPFRNPYLSAKALTSLDLVSGGRLIAGVGAGYLRSEFAALGVDFDRRAELLDEALAALWSIWMDPEIPVAGSDFGAVGELWLQRPAQRPHPPLWIGGNGGAAMRRVVEYGTGWMPVISPPEYAASMRTVAISDARQFGAAVDTLRGRLAAAGRDPAGLDVQILCPEVDLDDESAVRRTRELLDELAGYGATWAVVHVDGSSVDAAVDYIKGFGATIISGAS, from the coding sequence GTGAAGTTCACCCTCGAATATCCGATCGAATCACCCACGGCCACAGATGGTTTCCTGCATCCCCAGGCCATCCGGCAGGTGTGCCAGCAGGCGGAGGCCTCGTGGTTCTCCGCCGTGGCGCTCAGTGAGCACCCGGCACCGTCGGCGAAGTGGCGGCGCCGCGGTGGGCACGACACCCTCGACCCGATCGCGGCGCTCGGGTTCATGGCCGGCGTGACGTCGACGGTCAAGCTGGTGACCAACTTGTATGTGCTGCCTTTTCGCAATCCATATCTGTCCGCCAAGGCGCTCACGTCGCTGGACCTCGTGTCGGGCGGCCGGCTCATCGCCGGCGTCGGCGCCGGGTACCTCCGATCCGAATTCGCGGCCCTGGGGGTAGATTTCGATCGCCGCGCCGAACTGCTCGACGAAGCCCTCGCCGCGCTGTGGTCGATCTGGATGGACCCCGAGATTCCGGTAGCCGGCAGTGATTTCGGCGCCGTCGGTGAACTCTGGCTGCAGCGCCCCGCGCAACGGCCGCATCCCCCGCTGTGGATCGGCGGCAACGGTGGCGCGGCGATGCGCCGCGTCGTCGAGTACGGGACCGGCTGGATGCCCGTGATCTCACCACCGGAATACGCGGCGAGCATGCGCACCGTCGCTATTTCCGATGCGCGTCAGTTCGGCGCCGCAGTGGACACGTTGCGTGGCCGGCTCGCCGCGGCCGGGCGCGATCCGGCGGGCCTGGACGTCCAGATCTTGTGCCCTGAGGTCGATCTCGACGACGAGTCAGCGGTGCGGCGCACTCGCGAACTGCTCGATGAATTGGCGGGCTACGGCGCCACCTGGGCCGTCGTCCACGTCGACGGGTCGAGCGTCGACGCGGCCGTCGACTACATCAAAGGGTTTGGCGCAACCATCATTTCGGGTGCATCATGA